One Thiocapsa sp. genomic window carries:
- a CDS encoding endonuclease/exonuclease/phosphatase family protein, which translates to MLSFNVQAGIYSRSYSDYFTNSWKHILPHPERLANLTRIAQLLHQFDLVGLQEVDAGSLRSAYIDQIQYLARHGAFPHWYRQVNRNLGPFAQHSNGLLSRLHPQRITEHKLPGLPGRGAVVAELGLSDHETLAVAIVHLALGWRARRRQLDYLIALSEQHPYLVIMGDFNCGCDSKGLRAMVKKAEMRGLDCELKTFPSWSPKHNLDHILVSRPLRVIAARVVDYALSDHLPISMTIELPDGVSFSAGADGPNPESAR; encoded by the coding sequence ATCTACTCGCGCAGCTACAGCGACTATTTCACCAACAGCTGGAAGCACATCCTCCCTCACCCCGAGCGACTGGCCAATCTCACCCGCATCGCCCAGCTGCTGCATCAGTTCGACTTGGTTGGTCTCCAAGAGGTCGACGCCGGCTCGCTGCGCAGCGCCTATATCGATCAGATCCAGTATCTGGCTCGCCACGGCGCCTTTCCGCACTGGTACAGGCAGGTCAACCGCAACCTCGGCCCCTTCGCACAGCACAGCAACGGGCTTCTCAGCCGCCTGCATCCGCAGCGAATCACCGAGCACAAGCTCCCCGGCCTCCCGGGGCGGGGCGCCGTCGTCGCGGAGCTGGGGCTTTCGGACCACGAGACCCTTGCCGTGGCGATCGTCCATCTGGCCCTCGGATGGCGCGCACGGCGGCGTCAGCTCGACTACCTGATCGCACTGTCCGAGCAACACCCGTATCTCGTGATCATGGGCGACTTCAACTGCGGGTGCGACTCGAAAGGGTTACGGGCCATGGTCAAGAAGGCCGAGATGCGTGGTCTGGATTGCGAGCTCAAGACCTTCCCGAGCTGGAGCCCGAAGCACAATCTGGATCACATCCTGGTCTCTCGGCCGCTGCGCGTGATCGCCGCCCGCGTGGTCGATTACGCCTTATCGGATCATCTGCCGATCAGCATGACGATCGAGTTGCCCGATGGCGTCTCCTTCTCGGCAGGCGCGGACGGGCCGAATCCGGAATCGGCGCGCTGA
- a CDS encoding EAL domain-containing protein, translating into MNDARFATSENRIFYLGDDSTLLTGLARLIQPAGLQLDAFGELGALEAALERTRPRMLILDLRYVSSGTGPSDLIARLTGALPGALEGTGTTKPEVVCIADGGNIETRLQVMRAGARGFFPTPVAVSDLAKRLVELSGPANGSQPRILVVEDDPLQAKYIALLLSKSGMEPHIVDQPLEILRKMADVQPDLVLMDLYMPDASGTELTAIIRDHGEYFDTPIIFLSAETDPDKQLEALRVGGDSFIAKPIQREQLIGAIEHRIRMSRLLKERRIGDERSDVVQGVLSKEAFLRGLDRVVHDREDPSPGVGLVLIELDRFQDISKAVGVDGMERLLRQLEEKLVDQLAPQECAARLDDFTFAVIARRATREALEGFAEQLLRTFGATKLRAENKRLALTVTIGIGLFTPPADDAITMVSRSRTTVARARQAGGNRVRVWTPVIAPDRGSDYERLLKQLIDTAVNQDGLLLMFQPIVSLGANVGELYEVQLRLRTLDGEHVPAADFLPVAERSGLMPRIDRWVLAHALDVMDAERKSHPKLRLLIHQTVGSVAAEAWLPWFRDQMVRRNLIRRRPLLQFQMHDVRAHLDTTKPLVEVLRKYGIQVCVANVTGNAADLELLADLPVALAKLSFATLINADPAELLQVVQQIRTHGASVIAAGIEDPATIARVWNCRPDYIQGNSVQMPSSELSYDFHHSTDDI; encoded by the coding sequence ATGAACGATGCACGTTTCGCGACTTCCGAAAACAGGATCTTCTACCTCGGCGATGACTCGACGCTACTGACCGGGCTTGCACGCTTGATTCAGCCAGCCGGGTTGCAGCTCGATGCCTTCGGGGAGCTCGGCGCGCTCGAAGCCGCGCTCGAGCGGACGCGGCCTCGGATGCTGATCCTCGATCTGCGCTACGTCTCGTCCGGTACCGGCCCATCCGATTTGATCGCGCGCCTGACGGGGGCTCTGCCGGGAGCCCTCGAGGGAACCGGCACCACCAAGCCCGAGGTGGTCTGCATCGCCGACGGCGGGAACATCGAGACGCGGCTCCAGGTGATGCGTGCCGGTGCGCGCGGCTTTTTTCCGACCCCGGTTGCCGTGTCCGACCTGGCGAAGCGTCTCGTCGAGCTGAGCGGTCCGGCTAACGGTAGCCAACCCCGGATCCTGGTGGTCGAAGACGACCCGCTGCAGGCCAAATACATCGCGTTGCTGCTGAGCAAGTCGGGTATGGAGCCGCACATCGTCGACCAACCGCTCGAGATCCTCCGGAAGATGGCCGATGTCCAGCCGGATCTGGTCCTGATGGATCTCTACATGCCGGATGCGAGCGGTACCGAGCTGACGGCGATCATCCGGGACCACGGCGAGTATTTCGACACGCCCATTATTTTTCTCTCCGCCGAGACCGACCCGGACAAGCAGCTGGAGGCGTTGCGGGTCGGCGGCGACAGCTTTATCGCCAAGCCGATCCAGCGCGAGCAGCTCATCGGCGCGATCGAGCATCGCATCCGGATGTCGCGCTTACTCAAGGAGCGCCGCATCGGGGACGAGCGCAGCGATGTTGTCCAAGGCGTGCTGTCGAAGGAGGCGTTTCTGCGCGGTCTCGATCGCGTGGTGCACGACCGAGAAGACCCCTCGCCCGGGGTCGGTCTTGTACTGATCGAGCTCGATCGTTTTCAGGACATCTCCAAGGCAGTGGGTGTCGACGGCATGGAGCGGCTGTTGCGCCAGCTCGAGGAGAAGCTCGTCGACCAGCTCGCCCCGCAGGAGTGTGCAGCGCGCCTGGATGACTTCACCTTTGCGGTGATCGCGCGACGGGCGACGCGCGAGGCGTTGGAGGGGTTCGCAGAGCAGCTTCTGCGGACCTTCGGCGCCACCAAGCTTCGGGCCGAGAACAAGCGCCTCGCGCTCACCGTGACGATCGGAATCGGGCTCTTCACGCCCCCTGCGGACGACGCCATCACGATGGTCTCGCGCAGCCGCACCACCGTGGCGCGGGCGCGTCAGGCGGGCGGCAATCGGGTGCGGGTCTGGACTCCGGTCATCGCACCCGATCGCGGCTCGGATTACGAGCGATTGCTCAAGCAGTTGATCGACACGGCCGTCAATCAGGACGGTCTGTTGTTGATGTTTCAGCCGATCGTCTCGCTCGGGGCGAACGTCGGCGAGCTCTACGAGGTGCAGCTTCGGCTTCGTACGCTCGACGGCGAGCACGTTCCCGCCGCCGATTTTCTGCCCGTGGCCGAGCGCAGCGGGTTGATGCCGAGAATCGATCGTTGGGTGTTGGCGCACGCGCTCGATGTCATGGACGCGGAGCGCAAGTCGCATCCGAAGCTGCGACTCTTGATCCATCAGACCGTCGGGTCGGTCGCGGCGGAAGCATGGCTCCCCTGGTTTCGCGATCAGATGGTCCGGCGCAACCTGATCCGGCGCCGCCCCTTGCTTCAGTTCCAGATGCACGACGTTCGAGCGCACCTGGACACGACCAAACCGCTTGTCGAGGTCTTGCGCAAGTACGGGATTCAGGTCTGCGTCGCCAACGTCACGGGCAACGCAGCGGATCTGGAGCTGCTCGCGGACCTGCCGGTCGCCCTCGCCAAGCTCTCTTTCGCGACCCTCATCAACGCCGACCCGGCCGAGCTGCTCCAAGTGGTACAGCAGATCAGGACGCATGGCGCATCCGTCATCGCGGCCGGCATCGAAGACCCGGCCACGATCGCGCGGGTCTGGAATTGTCGGCCCGACTATATTCAAGGCAACTCGGTCCAGATGCCGAGCAGCGAGTTGAGCTACGATTTCCATCACTCCACCGACGACATCTGA
- the thiC gene encoding phosphomethylpyrimidine synthase ThiC has protein sequence MSAIPQAFVQKTAELSDEVTRPFPSSRKVYVTGSRPDLRVPMREVTLTPTQTNAGIEENPPIMVYDTSGPYTDPTARIDLLAGLPDLREAWIRERGDTELLDGPTSAFGRERQSDPQLAQLRFEHIRTPRRAKPGRNVTQMHYARAGIVTPEMEFVAIRENMRLEELRADPRYTKLLRQHRGQSFGASLPETITAEFVRDEIARGRAIIPANINHPELEPMIIGRNFRVKINTNIGNSAVTSSIEEEVEKMVWSARWGGDTLMDLSTGKNIHETREWILRNAPVPIGTVPIYQALEKVDGKPEELTWEMFRDTLIEQAEQGVDYFTIHAGVLLRYVPLTAERLTGIVSRGGSILAKWCLAHHKENFLYTHFGEICEIMKAYDVSFSLGDGLRPGSIADANDAAQFAELETLGELTKFAWEHDVQVMIEGPGHVPLQMIEENVVKELKDCYEAPFYTLGPLITDIAPAYDHITSGIGAANIGWYGTAMLCYVTPKEHLGLPDKQDVRDGIITYKIAAHGADLAKGLPGAQIRDNALSKARFEFRWEDQFNLSLDPERAREFHDQTMPHESHKVAHFCSMCGPHFCSMKITQDVRDYALAHRLDDVEIALEEGMKEKASEFRKEGAQIYKPV, from the coding sequence ATGAGCGCCATCCCCCAGGCCTTCGTCCAGAAGACCGCCGAGCTGTCCGACGAGGTCACACGGCCCTTTCCAAGCTCGCGTAAGGTCTATGTGACGGGTTCGCGCCCGGATCTGCGTGTCCCGATGCGCGAGGTCACGCTGACTCCGACGCAGACCAATGCGGGGATCGAAGAGAATCCGCCCATCATGGTCTATGACACCTCGGGGCCCTACACGGACCCCACGGCGCGGATCGACCTCCTCGCCGGCCTGCCCGATCTGCGCGAGGCATGGATCCGGGAGCGGGGCGACACCGAGCTGCTCGACGGACCCACCTCGGCCTTCGGACGCGAGCGCCAATCCGACCCGCAGCTCGCGCAGCTGCGTTTCGAGCACATCCGCACGCCGCGTCGCGCCAAGCCGGGTCGCAACGTCACCCAGATGCACTATGCACGAGCCGGCATCGTCACACCCGAGATGGAGTTCGTCGCCATCCGCGAGAACATGCGCCTGGAGGAGCTGCGCGCCGACCCGCGTTACACGAAGCTCCTGCGCCAGCATCGCGGCCAGTCGTTCGGCGCCAGCCTGCCCGAGACCATCACGGCCGAGTTCGTCCGCGACGAGATCGCCCGCGGGCGCGCCATCATCCCGGCCAACATCAATCACCCCGAGCTGGAGCCCATGATCATCGGGCGCAACTTCCGGGTGAAGATCAACACCAACATCGGCAACTCGGCCGTCACCTCCAGTATCGAGGAGGAGGTCGAGAAGATGGTGTGGTCGGCGCGCTGGGGCGGCGACACCCTGATGGATCTCTCCACCGGCAAGAACATCCACGAGACGCGCGAGTGGATCCTACGCAACGCGCCGGTGCCGATCGGCACCGTGCCCATCTACCAGGCCCTCGAAAAGGTCGACGGTAAGCCCGAGGAGCTGACCTGGGAGATGTTCCGCGACACCCTGATCGAGCAGGCCGAGCAGGGCGTGGACTATTTCACCATCCACGCAGGCGTGCTGCTGCGCTATGTCCCCCTGACCGCGGAGCGGCTCACCGGCATCGTCTCGCGCGGCGGCTCCATCTTGGCCAAGTGGTGTCTGGCACACCACAAGGAGAACTTCCTCTACACGCACTTCGGCGAGATCTGCGAGATCATGAAGGCGTACGACGTCTCCTTCAGCCTGGGCGACGGGCTGCGCCCCGGCTCGATCGCCGACGCCAACGACGCAGCCCAGTTCGCGGAGCTGGAGACCTTGGGGGAGCTGACCAAGTTCGCCTGGGAGCACGACGTTCAGGTCATGATCGAAGGCCCCGGCCATGTGCCGTTGCAGATGATCGAGGAGAACGTCGTCAAGGAGCTCAAAGACTGCTACGAGGCGCCCTTCTACACCCTCGGCCCACTGATCACGGACATCGCCCCGGCCTACGACCACATCACCTCCGGCATCGGCGCCGCCAACATCGGCTGGTACGGCACCGCCATGCTCTGCTATGTCACGCCCAAAGAGCATCTGGGCCTGCCCGACAAGCAGGACGTGCGTGACGGCATCATCACCTACAAGATCGCCGCCCACGGCGCGGATCTCGCCAAGGGACTGCCCGGCGCCCAGATCCGCGACAATGCGCTGTCCAAGGCCCGCTTCGAGTTCCGTTGGGAGGACCAGTTCAACCTCTCGCTCGATCCCGAGCGTGCGCGTGAATTCCACGACCAGACCATGCCGCACGAGTCGCACAAGGTCGCCCACTTCTGCTCCATGTGCGGGCCGCATTTCTGCTCGATGAAGATTACGCAGGACGTGCGTGACTATGCCTTGGCGCATCGGCTCGACGACGTGGAGATCGCCCTCGAGGAGGGCATGAAGGAGAAGGCGAGTGAATTCCGCAAGGAGGGGGCGCAGATCTACAAGCCGGTCTGA